The Peptostreptococcaceae bacterium genome window below encodes:
- a CDS encoding cell wall hydrolase, which translates to MKKILCIVLVLFMMNTASYSYGADYDYDVEASVRINDSYLYSDTPHILAGDTVFVVGRYIVEALGGTIEWFEDTQTVRMTLDEKSIEIVIGNIDAEVDGVAAKLYKAPFIKDGRTMIPLRFVSENFGCQVSWDQTTYTVDILNPVVEIPEDYIYERDYTDEDLYLLSKIVTVESGDYSMEMAMAIANTVLNRVEHENFPDTIEGVVYQANEHVQFPPAHKASFENLEPKPISIAAAKKALEGVNNIEDSLFFNNRPFVSKSDDLIRVIDGEYFYR; encoded by the coding sequence TGTTGAGGCATCTGTAAGGATAAATGATTCCTATCTTTATTCGGACACGCCACATATATTGGCAGGGGACACAGTGTTTGTAGTTGGCCGATATATAGTAGAGGCCCTTGGCGGAACAATAGAGTGGTTTGAGGATACACAAACTGTTAGGATGACTCTCGATGAAAAAAGCATAGAGATTGTCATAGGGAACATTGATGCAGAAGTTGATGGCGTTGCGGCTAAGTTATACAAAGCCCCATTTATCAAAGATGGAAGGACCATGATTCCATTAAGGTTTGTATCTGAAAACTTTGGCTGCCAAGTATCTTGGGATCAAACCACATATACCGTAGATATTTTAAATCCGGTTGTAGAAATACCGGAAGATTATATCTATGAAAGAGACTACACGGATGAAGACTTGTATCTGCTGTCAAAGATTGTAACAGTCGAGTCCGGCGACTATTCCATGGAGATGGCAATGGCTATTGCAAATACAGTACTGAACCGTGTTGAACACGAAAATTTTCCCGATACTATTGAAGGGGTAGTCTATCAAGCGAATGAACATGTTCAGTTTCCACCTGCACACAAAGCGTCGTTTGAAAATCTTGAGCCAAAGCCTATCAGCATTGCTGCGGCAAAAAAAGCTCTTGAGGGAGTCAACAATATTGAGGACAGTTTGTTTTTCAACAACCGTCCATTTGTATCAAAATCTGACGATTTGATTCGTGTTATTGACGGAGAATATTTTTATCGTTGA